The genomic region TTCTCCGCCAAATCTTAAATATCCTGGTGGTGCTGGATCAGGTGCTAAATACACCTCGGTCGTTGTTACACGTTGGTACAGAGCTCCTGAAATTGTATTGGGTGATAGACATTACACTACGGCAGTTGATATTTGGGGGATTGGTTGTGTATTTGCTGAGttctttgagaaaaaaCCAATCCTTCAGGGTCAAACAGATATTGATCAAGGACATGTCATCTTCAAACTCATGGGAACACCATCGATGGATGAATGGGGATTAGCTTACCATTTACCTGGATCCGAGTTGACAAAAACAAACTATAAAAGTACGTTGCAAGAAAGATTTTCGAAAGCGTTGAACGAGACAGGTTTGGATCTTCTCTCTAAATTACTAGCTCTAGATCCATACAAGCGTGTAACTGCCATGAAGGCTAAAAAACAccctttcttcttcgaagaaCCGTTGCCAAATGCACAGCTAACTTTGCCTAACGAAGAATGCCACGAATCCGATATTAAAAGATACAAAAGTGAGATGAACGAATCTATGTCTCAAAGACCGCCATCTGCCCCAACAGGACATACATCGACTGATAATTCCATAAGAGCTGTGACAGGTGCTGCATTTCCAAAAGAGGCTTCAATACCAAAGGCTCCTAGACCAGAACACATAAAATCAACCATTCCAGCGCAACCCTCCGCCTCACGGTACAATGGTGCAGCAACTCAGAACATCCCCAAAGAACCTATTCCGACTGCGCCTCTTCCAAAAGGTCCTAAAAACAGTATACCGACTGGACCAAATAAATTACCACCGAATCCTCGTGATTCATATGCATCGAAATATCCGGCTGAATCAAGGTTCGGTGTGAATACAAGAATTACTACCGAGTCGTATAATGCCGGGAAACGTTACCGTAATAGAGGAGGATGGGAAACTGGTAGAGACAGTCTAAATTATAATAACAATTATGCTCCACCTGCTGATCGTTCGCATCATCCTACTATACAACGTCCTTCTGCTCCTAGAGGAGGATCCTATCCTAAcagatatcaaaatcaggACTACAATACCTCTAGAAATACAGGGTATAATCAATACAGCCAAGCTGGTGATCGGAGAAGTTACAGACCGGGAGCTTCTGAAAATCCAGGGACCATTGGCCATGGTAGCTCACAATCTACGCAAAAAGATTCCAAGTCATCGCATTCCAACAATGTCAAACCAAAAGACGTTGCAGACTACTATTGATTAAATTTAAATTGGGCTTGAAACTATGCTGGTACTTTTCTACTTTTTAAACCCAACTTGACATGTTTTTTCCCCAAAGTGGCCTGCTGCTTCGAGATTGTTAAATAGTATATAGATAGTTTACGAGGGAAAGTGCGtttgtttctcttcatGTATCCCAGAAATTCATCCATTAAAGTGCTAACCAGATTA from Kluyveromyces lactis strain NRRL Y-1140 chromosome D complete sequence harbors:
- the SGV1 gene encoding cyclin-dependent serine/threonine protein kinase SGV1 (similar to uniprot|P23293 Saccharomyces cerevisiae YPR161C SGV1 CDC28/cdc2 related protein kinase) codes for the protein MSTVNKKPASLKYKIGKVKQIPTVVKDDKTGLEYIQVQSRENEKVYGVTKFLNNYREEEKLGQGTFGEVFKGIHLGTNRKVAIKRILVRAEKDLFPITAQREITILKRMNHKNIVKLIEIVYDESPTPKTDSTSPRPVGNYHGNNTANQQKLITGKHFFMILPYMVSDLTGLLHNPRVEFGMADVKNIMLQLLEGINYIHCNKFLHRDIKTANILIDHKGVVKIADFGLARNYYGSPPNLKYPGGAGSGAKYTSVVVTRWYRAPEIVLGDRHYTTAVDIWGIGCVFAEFFEKKPILQGQTDIDQGHVIFKLMGTPSMDEWGLAYHLPGSELTKTNYKSTLQERFSKALNETGLDLLSKLLALDPYKRVTAMKAKKHPFFFEEPLPNAQLTLPNEECHESDIKRYKSEMNESMSQRPPSAPTGHTSTDNSIRAVTGAAFPKEASIPKAPRPEHIKSTIPAQPSASRYNGAATQNIPKEPIPTAPLPKGPKNSIPTGPNKLPPNPRDSYASKYPAESRFGVNTRITTESYNAGKRYRNRGGWETGRDSLNYNNNYAPPADRSHHPTIQRPSAPRGGSYPNRYQNQDYNTSRNTGYNQYSQAGDRRSYRPGASENPGTIGHGSSQSTQKDSKSSHSNNVKPKDVADYY